ACACAACTTCACAAAAGGATGAAACCTTGGTGCCACATTTGCAAAAGTAACTCACAACTACCATCACCTTTTAACTTGATGCTATCTCCTAGAATCTTCATGGACCTTCAGAGGGTTTTTCTTTCATTCAACAAAGATATCAATTCAAGAGTTAAAAGCATCCACCTCTACAGAGGACTTCGGACAATCACCAATAGATAGAACATGATATTTTGATTGGAAAGTAGATTTAGCATCATTTAAGAATTTAGATATGCTAAAGGGTGATCTACAACTTCTCAGACTTGGATCACTAGATAGAAAAATTATCCTCAACCTGTCAGACAACCTCGGAAGTACATAAATTACCACAACTATGGTTCATAAAACAAAAGTGCATTATATAACCACGGAAAAGGAAAATACAAGCCAAAAGAGAAACCATGAATTCAACTTACAATTTTCTGTTGACCCTTTTCAAAATCTTCTATCAGAAGGGGATCAACATTTTCTTCGggttcccatgtagcctcctcaataTCAGTCCATTTAACCAAGTATTCGCCTTTCCTGTCCTCGCCCTCTCTCTTCTCCAGGATGCACTCTGCCTCTGCATATTCCAATCCAGCCTCAAAATCTCTCACCAAATCCTCAGATATCAGCCATGCTTTAACCCATTCATTATCCTCCCCATCCTTCCATTTCACTAAATACTCTACATTTTCACCTTTCCCTCTCTTCTCCAGTATCTCCTCCACTTGTGCATACTCGAAAATTGCATCCTCCAACACCCTAATCACATTCTCTAATCCCAATCTCCTCGCGAACTGCATTGGGTTTCCTTTAGGTGTTTGATTCAAGATCATCCTAGCCAAGCTCAGCGGCGTTTGCCCTCTGTAATCCTGCACCTCGGGGTCTGCGCCGAGCTCAATTAGCAGCTTGGCGACCCCAGGCTTGACATAGCCGGCAGCCATATGTAGAGCCGTCAATCCGCCGTTCCTAT
The sequence above is a segment of the Solanum dulcamara chromosome 11, daSolDulc1.2, whole genome shotgun sequence genome. Coding sequences within it:
- the LOC129874585 gene encoding signal recognition particle 43 kDa protein, chloroplastic isoform X1 codes for the protein MDALFVNSSLSRLKLKFSPQFSTFSPTPHQPFLPLKKRNNNNLPLLFATLQNQQQRAAAAEGGGEEFEDYDAEETYGEVNKIIGSRAIEGGKGMEYLIEWKDEHAPTWVPSDFIAKDVVAEYETPWWNAAKKPDESALRELIEAEDDRDVDAVDDDGRTALLFVSGLGSESCVKLLAEAGADVNYRDRNGGLTALHMAAGYVKPGVAKLLIELGADPEVQDYRGQTPLSLARMILNQTPKGNPMQFARRLGLENVIRVLEDAIFEYAQVEEILEKRGKGENVEYLVKWKDGEDNEWVKAWLISEDLVRDFEAGLEYAEAECILEKREGEDRKGEYLVKWTDIEEATWEPEENVDPLLIEDFEKGQQKIVEDNFSI